In Synechococcus sp. UW69, a single genomic region encodes these proteins:
- a CDS encoding COX15/CtaA family protein — protein MILSSMSTLRRRLGLLSAHLVVAVIALVVIGGATRVMEAGLACPDWPLCFGSFLPGRQMNVQVFLEWFHRLDAFVVGIALVVMAVTTTVRRRQLPSWLPWLAAGLMALVAMQGGLGALTVTHLLPSGVVTAHLALALTLVALLSGLTQRLLHPAAVAAPLWWRISALLGLLSVFTQCLLGGRLATSWAGQRCLAGGEACHLVLSHRVTAMPVAVVLLVFAGAALLAGGWARRQWPWLAGVVLLVLTQVALGVLTLRLGLSQPAVTIAHQLVAALLIALMAALLVRSPEGRPSPSRSVVLDDTSLEACHG, from the coding sequence ATGATCCTTTCTTCAATGTCGACTCTTCGTCGACGTCTTGGGTTGTTATCGGCGCACTTGGTAGTCGCCGTCATCGCTTTGGTGGTGATCGGTGGTGCGACGCGCGTGATGGAGGCCGGCTTGGCTTGTCCCGACTGGCCTTTGTGCTTTGGCTCATTTCTGCCGGGTCGCCAGATGAATGTTCAGGTGTTTCTGGAGTGGTTCCATCGCCTTGACGCTTTCGTCGTCGGCATCGCCCTGGTGGTGATGGCTGTGACGACGACGGTTCGGCGGCGTCAGCTTCCTTCATGGCTGCCCTGGCTGGCGGCTGGCCTGATGGCTCTTGTGGCCATGCAGGGAGGGCTGGGTGCTTTGACGGTGACCCACCTGCTCCCATCGGGTGTCGTGACTGCCCACTTGGCTCTTGCTCTCACGCTTGTTGCACTGCTGAGTGGGTTGACGCAACGCCTGCTTCATCCCGCTGCCGTCGCGGCTCCGCTCTGGTGGCGCATCTCGGCACTGCTTGGGCTGTTGTCGGTCTTTACCCAATGTCTTCTCGGTGGTCGACTAGCCACCTCTTGGGCAGGGCAGCGTTGCCTCGCTGGGGGCGAGGCCTGTCATCTGGTTCTCTCCCATCGCGTCACGGCGATGCCGGTGGCCGTTGTTCTGCTGGTCTTCGCCGGAGCGGCACTGCTGGCTGGTGGTTGGGCCCGCCGCCAGTGGCCCTGGCTTGCTGGGGTGGTTCTCCTGGTGCTGACTCAGGTGGCGCTTGGTGTCCTCACCCTTCGCCTCGGTCTGTCGCAACCCGCGGTGACCATTGCGCACCAGCTCGTGGCTGCCCTGTTGATCGCCTTAATGGCGGCGCTTCTTGTCCGATCTCCGGAGGGCCGCCCCTCACCGTCCCGTTCCGTCGTTCTCGACGACACCTCGTTGGAGGCCTGTCATGGCTGA
- a CDS encoding cytochrome c oxidase subunit II, giving the protein MQIPSAILTLVIGMVLALGGLWIGQNINLLPIDASANAPIYDELFKVLFTIGSILFVGITGLLVFSLIRFRRRSGQLGDGLAIEGNLPLEIFWTAVPAVVVLFVGLYSYDIYDRMGGMVPLAHDHMGGAHEEQIWGGISSGSIESAAATNVLPVEVTAMQFAFLFHYPDGDITSGELHVPSDRPITLRMEAKDVIHAFWVPEFRLKQDVIPGQPTQLSFTPTRTGRYPIVCAELCGPYHGGMRSTVVVESPEDWNNWYKQNAKAAPEDEPINIANA; this is encoded by the coding sequence GTGCAGATCCCATCCGCCATTCTCACGTTAGTGATTGGGATGGTCCTTGCTTTGGGCGGTCTTTGGATCGGTCAGAACATCAACCTCCTTCCCATCGACGCGAGCGCCAACGCGCCAATTTACGACGAACTGTTTAAGGTTCTGTTCACGATTGGCAGCATTCTATTTGTTGGAATTACTGGTCTTCTCGTCTTCAGCTTGATTCGATTCCGACGGCGTAGCGGTCAACTTGGTGATGGTTTAGCCATTGAAGGCAATCTTCCCCTTGAAATTTTCTGGACAGCAGTTCCAGCTGTTGTCGTGCTTTTTGTTGGCCTATACAGCTACGACATCTACGACCGGATGGGTGGCATGGTGCCACTGGCCCATGACCACATGGGTGGGGCCCACGAGGAGCAGATATGGGGAGGCATCAGTTCCGGATCGATTGAATCAGCGGCAGCAACGAATGTCTTACCCGTTGAAGTGACGGCCATGCAATTTGCCTTTCTCTTTCATTACCCAGATGGGGATATCACTTCAGGCGAGCTTCATGTTCCATCCGATCGACCAATCACCCTTCGCATGGAAGCAAAAGATGTGATTCATGCATTTTGGGTCCCTGAATTTCGCTTGAAACAGGATGTCATCCCAGGCCAACCAACCCAGCTGAGCTTTACGCCAACCCGCACGGGACGCTATCCGATCGTTTGCGCCGAACTCTGTGGCCCTTACCACGGCGGAATGCGCTCCACCGTCGTAGTGGAAAGCCCGGAAGACTGGAACAACTGGTACAAACAAAACGCCAAAGCAGCACCGGAAGACGAGCCCATCAACATCGCGAACGCCTGA
- the ctaD gene encoding cytochrome c oxidase subunit I codes for MTISLPPETSSPPHLQPSGWLRYFSFSVDHKVIGLQYLVCGFAFYLIGGALAGAIRTELTSPVSDFMARDVYNQVLTLHGTVMIFLWIVPVVNGAFGNYLIPFYVGARDMAFPRLNAVAFWLIPPAGLMLITSYFLTGAAQSGWTAYPPLSITTPATGQVIWILSVLLLGGSSIFGGINFIATILKLRRPGLKLMQLPMYCWAMLGTSILVVLSTPVLAGTLVLLSFDIVAHTGFFNPTLGGNVVVYQHLFWFYSHPAVYIMVLPAFGLVSEILPVHARKPLFGYVTMVYSIMAIVVLGLIVWAHHMFTSGTPPWMRLFFTIATAFIAVPTGIKFFNWLATLWGGRISLNSAMLFSCGFIVNFVLGGITGVALAQVPFDIHVHDTYFVVAHFHYIVFGGSVFVIFASIYHWYPKFTGRMLNEDLGRLHCALTFIGFNLCFGPQHWLGLNGMPRRVAEYDPQFTLINQISSVGALLMAISTLPFLWNVIHSALSGPVAGDNPWEALTPEWLTSSPPPVENWIGEAPLVEEPYGYGVPPDELDLTATSGRDLWSSGK; via the coding sequence ATGACCATCAGCCTGCCCCCTGAAACATCCAGTCCCCCACATCTTCAACCCAGCGGATGGTTGCGGTATTTCAGCTTCAGCGTTGATCACAAGGTGATCGGTCTGCAGTACCTCGTTTGTGGCTTTGCTTTTTATCTCATTGGCGGAGCACTGGCGGGTGCGATTCGAACGGAACTCACCAGCCCCGTTTCCGACTTCATGGCACGGGATGTCTACAACCAGGTTTTAACCCTCCACGGCACTGTGATGATCTTCCTCTGGATCGTCCCTGTGGTGAATGGTGCCTTTGGGAACTATTTAATCCCTTTTTATGTTGGAGCGCGGGACATGGCTTTCCCACGCCTTAATGCTGTTGCTTTTTGGTTGATTCCTCCAGCCGGATTAATGCTGATCACCAGCTATTTCCTAACGGGTGCTGCACAATCTGGCTGGACCGCTTATCCACCACTCAGCATCACTACGCCAGCTACAGGACAAGTCATCTGGATCCTGAGCGTGTTGCTGCTTGGCGGAAGCTCGATCTTCGGAGGCATTAATTTCATCGCCACAATTCTCAAGCTGCGTCGCCCCGGCCTGAAGTTGATGCAGCTACCCATGTATTGCTGGGCCATGTTGGGGACCAGCATTCTTGTGGTTCTCTCAACACCAGTTCTCGCCGGAACATTGGTTTTACTGAGTTTCGATATTGTTGCCCACACAGGATTTTTCAATCCAACCCTTGGCGGAAATGTTGTCGTCTACCAGCATCTGTTCTGGTTCTATTCTCACCCAGCCGTTTACATCATGGTCTTGCCAGCCTTTGGCTTGGTGAGTGAAATCTTGCCGGTTCATGCCCGCAAGCCGCTTTTCGGATACGTGACCATGGTGTACTCGATCATGGCCATTGTTGTTTTGGGCCTGATCGTGTGGGCCCACCACATGTTCACCAGCGGAACACCTCCCTGGATGCGACTGTTTTTCACCATTGCCACAGCCTTCATTGCTGTTCCAACCGGCATTAAATTCTTCAATTGGTTGGCAACACTCTGGGGCGGACGCATCAGCCTCAACAGCGCCATGCTGTTTTCTTGCGGCTTCATTGTGAACTTCGTGCTTGGAGGCATCACAGGCGTCGCCTTGGCACAGGTGCCTTTCGACATCCATGTCCACGACACCTACTTCGTCGTCGCTCATTTCCACTACATCGTCTTCGGTGGTTCGGTCTTTGTAATCTTCGCGTCGATTTACCACTGGTACCCCAAATTCACCGGCCGAATGCTGAATGAGGATCTTGGTCGGCTGCACTGTGCTCTCACCTTCATCGGTTTCAATCTGTGCTTCGGTCCGCAGCATTGGTTGGGCCTCAACGGCATGCCGCGACGTGTTGCTGAATACGACCCCCAATTCACCCTGATCAATCAGATCAGCTCCGTCGGAGCCCTGCTGATGGCCATCAGCACCCTGCCCTTCCTTTGGAATGTGATCCACAGCGCCCTGAGCGGTCCTGTCGCAGGAGACAACCCCTGGGAAGCGCTGACTCCCGAATGGCTGACCAGTTCTCCGCCACCAGTTGAAAACTGGATCGGCGAAGCCCCTCTCGTGGAAGAGCCCTACGGATATGGCGTCCCACCGGACGAGCTTGACCTCACCGCAACCAGCGGTCGTGATCTCTGGAGCAGCGGCAAATGA
- a CDS encoding cytochrome c oxidase subunit 3, translating to MTTTVTTKDQDHGHTEHAEHPDHRMFGLATFLVADAMTFAGFFAAYLTFKAVNPLPDGAIYELELPLPILNTILLLVSSATFHRAGQAIRQDDHKRCRRWLLITAGLGLAFLVSQMVEYFTLPFGLTDNLFASTFFAATGFHGLHVTLGALMTLIVWWQARQPEGRVTAADHFPLEAAELYWHFVDGIWVVLFVILYLL from the coding sequence ATGACCACCACAGTGACCACCAAAGATCAGGATCACGGCCATACCGAGCATGCCGAGCATCCCGATCACCGCATGTTCGGCCTCGCCACTTTTCTAGTGGCGGACGCCATGACCTTCGCCGGCTTCTTTGCGGCCTACCTCACCTTTAAAGCGGTGAACCCACTCCCGGACGGGGCCATCTATGAACTCGAACTGCCCCTGCCAATCCTTAACACCATTCTTCTCTTGGTGAGCAGTGCAACGTTCCACCGTGCTGGCCAAGCGATCCGACAGGACGACCACAAGCGCTGTCGACGCTGGCTCCTGATCACCGCAGGCCTCGGACTGGCCTTTCTGGTGAGCCAGATGGTCGAATATTTCACCCTCCCCTTCGGCCTGACCGACAACCTTTTCGCCAGCACCTTTTTCGCCGCCACCGGATTTCATGGTCTCCATGTGACCCTCGGCGCCCTGATGACCCTGATTGTCTGGTGGCAGGCAAGGCAACCGGAGGGCCGTGTAACCGCAGCCGACCACTTCCCCCTGGAGGCAGCGGAGTTGTACTGGCACTTTGTGGATGGGATCTGGGTGGTTCTTTTCGTGATCCTTTATCTGCTCTGA
- a CDS encoding AbrB-like transcriptional regulator, producing MLVGKELLDKARSLSNRPEDDIARGCGYVGPSGRLLKKSFYRALVEAKAAAQGWQLPKSSSSSSGGSRGRQAEFRTRVHGNGNLLIGHAYTRRLGLEPGQEFKIELQRDSGMIVLQQMDQDQP from the coding sequence ATGCTGGTCGGCAAGGAACTGCTCGACAAGGCCAGATCGCTCAGCAATCGGCCGGAAGACGACATCGCCCGCGGCTGTGGCTACGTGGGTCCGAGTGGACGTCTGCTGAAAAAAAGTTTCTATCGCGCCCTGGTAGAGGCCAAAGCAGCGGCCCAGGGGTGGCAGTTGCCGAAAAGCAGCAGCAGTTCTTCAGGCGGAAGCCGTGGTCGGCAGGCCGAGTTCCGAACCCGTGTTCATGGCAACGGCAACCTGTTGATCGGCCATGCCTATACCCGTCGGCTCGGCCTTGAGCCCGGACAGGAATTCAAGATCGAACTCCAACGGGACTCCGGAATGATCGTTCTTCAGCAGATGGATCAGGACCAGCCGTGA
- a CDS encoding riboflavin synthase, protein MFTGLVQSVGRIERRAGAVLVWGCAPFAPLALGDSVAVDGVCLTAAELIADGFRADVSEETLRRTTLGRKADRGGAVNLEPALRLSDRLGGHLVSGHVDATGEVTCLETLPHSWALSIRWSEARFGRYVCEKASIAVDGISLTVAECSADGTTFSLAVIPHTWDATTLRNLAIGDTVNLEADQLARYAERLLHADPSDGRSTEEGLTSDWLAAHGWS, encoded by the coding sequence ATGTTCACGGGGCTGGTGCAGTCAGTGGGAAGGATTGAGCGTCGTGCCGGGGCTGTTTTGGTCTGGGGCTGTGCTCCCTTTGCTCCCCTGGCGCTTGGCGATAGCGTCGCCGTTGATGGCGTCTGCCTCACGGCGGCTGAGCTGATCGCGGATGGCTTCCGCGCCGATGTGAGTGAGGAAACCCTGCGCCGCACCACGCTCGGACGAAAAGCGGACCGAGGTGGAGCTGTGAACCTCGAGCCGGCGCTTCGGCTGAGCGACCGCCTTGGGGGACATTTGGTGAGTGGCCATGTGGATGCCACCGGTGAAGTCACCTGCTTGGAGACCCTCCCCCATTCCTGGGCTCTGTCGATTCGCTGGTCTGAAGCCCGATTTGGCCGCTACGTCTGTGAGAAGGCCAGCATTGCTGTGGACGGCATCAGCCTCACGGTGGCGGAGTGTTCAGCGGATGGAACGACTTTCTCCCTCGCCGTCATTCCCCACACCTGGGATGCAACAACCCTGAGGAACCTGGCCATTGGAGACACCGTGAATCTGGAAGCCGATCAACTGGCTCGTTATGCCGAGCGTCTGCTGCATGCCGATCCTTCCGATGGCCGCAGCACGGAGGAGGGGCTGACATCCGACTGGCTGGCCGCTCACGGCTGGTCCTGA
- a CDS encoding bifunctional nuclease family protein, translated as MVEMSVAGIALDAASRTPMVLLRDPSGRRQVPIWIDQAQAHNIMAGLQGGAPPRPLSHDLMAALLVAGGLELERVIVHAIEDSTFHAVLKLRPDLDEGELAEDEALELIEVDARPSDAIALAIRTGSSIWMLEEVVAEASIPVDAEADAEDQSAFSRFVDDLSPAALVRHLRNQDNEAPSEE; from the coding sequence ATGGTCGAAATGAGCGTCGCCGGAATTGCCCTCGATGCCGCCAGCCGCACCCCCATGGTGCTCCTGCGGGATCCAAGCGGCCGACGTCAAGTTCCGATCTGGATCGACCAGGCCCAAGCCCACAACATCATGGCCGGCCTACAGGGCGGAGCACCACCGCGGCCTCTCAGCCATGACCTGATGGCAGCTCTGCTGGTAGCTGGAGGGCTCGAGCTGGAGCGCGTGATTGTCCATGCGATCGAAGACAGCACCTTTCACGCAGTCTTGAAGCTGCGACCTGATCTGGACGAAGGGGAATTAGCCGAAGACGAAGCACTGGAACTCATTGAAGTGGATGCCCGACCCAGCGACGCCATCGCGCTGGCGATCAGAACTGGGAGCAGCATTTGGATGCTGGAGGAAGTTGTAGCTGAAGCATCGATTCCGGTGGATGCGGAGGCCGATGCAGAAGATCAAAGTGCCTTCAGCCGTTTTGTCGACGACCTCAGCCCTGCCGCGCTGGTGCGCCATCTGCGCAACCAGGACAACGAAGCCCCCTCGGAGGAGTGA
- a CDS encoding aldo/keto reductase, whose product MKTRAFGSGRPVSLFSLGTMRALDSGSQMAEVLDAAAAAGINHLETAPAYGPAERFLGEALRQNTRRASDHWVITSKLLPGLTFEEGQRRLDQILERLGCPHLDNLAVHGINRKDHLDWALVGHGSKLLDWALNSGRVTQVGFSSHGSNPLIDLALRSQRFTFCSLHLHWLDPKRLPLAHWALSHGIGVMAISPADKGGRLQAPSPTLVEDCTPFAPLQLAYRFLLSQGISTLTVGAAVPDDLQLAVKLAQADGPLNDAEHQALFTAQARQEERLGQEQCKQCQACLPCPKQVPIPELLRLRNLAIGHELNAFAQERYNLIGRAGHWWEEHDASACERCGECLPRCPHQLPIPDLLADTHQRLVASPRRRLWS is encoded by the coding sequence GTGAAAACCCGCGCCTTTGGTAGCGGGCGCCCCGTCAGCCTGTTCAGCCTGGGAACGATGCGAGCCCTCGACTCAGGCTCCCAGATGGCGGAGGTGCTCGACGCGGCAGCGGCAGCGGGGATCAACCACCTTGAAACCGCCCCTGCCTATGGACCTGCCGAACGTTTTCTGGGAGAGGCTCTTCGACAGAACACCCGGAGAGCTTCAGACCACTGGGTGATCACCAGCAAACTGCTGCCGGGATTGACCTTCGAGGAGGGACAACGTCGCCTTGACCAGATCCTGGAGCGCCTGGGCTGCCCACACCTCGACAACCTTGCCGTCCATGGCATCAACCGGAAGGACCACCTTGACTGGGCTCTGGTGGGGCACGGTTCCAAACTTCTCGACTGGGCCCTCAACAGCGGCCGCGTCACCCAGGTGGGCTTCAGCAGCCATGGCAGCAATCCGCTGATCGATCTGGCGCTGCGCAGCCAGCGATTCACCTTCTGCAGCCTGCACTTGCATTGGCTTGACCCCAAGCGGCTGCCCTTAGCCCACTGGGCATTGAGCCATGGGATTGGCGTGATGGCGATCTCTCCCGCTGACAAAGGAGGGCGCCTGCAGGCACCGAGCCCAACGCTGGTGGAGGACTGCACCCCGTTTGCGCCCTTGCAACTGGCCTACAGATTCCTGCTGTCGCAGGGCATCAGCACCCTGACTGTTGGTGCTGCCGTTCCCGATGATCTCCAACTCGCTGTAAAGCTGGCGCAAGCAGATGGCCCGCTCAACGATGCAGAGCACCAGGCCTTATTCACGGCACAGGCGCGCCAGGAAGAACGGCTCGGCCAAGAGCAATGCAAACAGTGTCAGGCGTGCCTCCCCTGTCCAAAGCAGGTTCCGATTCCCGAACTGTTGCGTCTGCGCAACCTGGCCATCGGCCATGAGCTCAACGCTTTTGCGCAGGAGCGTTACAACCTGATCGGTCGTGCAGGCCACTGGTGGGAAGAGCACGATGCCTCTGCCTGTGAACGCTGTGGGGAGTGCCTGCCCCGATGCCCACATCAACTGCCCATCCCTGATCTGCTGGCGGACACCCACCAACGGTTGGTGGCTTCACCGCGACGACGTCTATGGAGCTGA
- a CDS encoding ABC transporter substrate-binding protein, translated as MNVWSERLGPLSRRHVLQMIGATWSVVLAGCRQATEAPTLMAPAGVLPKPWADALPKPWRLTLAPSPQDWTPQDRARADLLVMGDGWLDAHSPDTLQPIASEPLFRQLDGQAKSLLGGLGALQGRVLPLAVSPWVMLLRDDGAVAQEGWPLLLDSALAGRVVLPASPRLVLSLADHLGGGQALSQLRRQVLTFDDRQASNWLLKGDARVVVLPLNRCIALLRRDPRLRAVLPESGAPLHWTVLLRPEASREPVPQGWVEQGWRDPLRRRLVQLGWRAPITSSDSMPGAMADQNALPARLQPLLFPPADTWSRCWSLPPLPPEGREELERLWSDSAP; from the coding sequence ATGAACGTCTGGAGTGAGCGGTTGGGTCCCCTGAGCCGGCGCCATGTGCTCCAGATGATCGGGGCGACGTGGTCAGTTGTGCTGGCGGGCTGTCGTCAGGCGACAGAGGCTCCAACCCTGATGGCACCGGCTGGAGTGTTGCCGAAACCGTGGGCTGATGCTCTGCCCAAGCCATGGCGGTTGACGCTTGCTCCATCGCCGCAGGACTGGACGCCGCAGGATCGGGCGCGCGCCGATCTGCTGGTGATGGGGGATGGGTGGCTCGACGCCCACTCACCTGACACGCTGCAGCCCATTGCTTCTGAACCGCTTTTCCGTCAGTTGGATGGCCAGGCCAAGTCTTTGCTGGGAGGGCTGGGGGCGCTGCAGGGTCGGGTGTTGCCGCTGGCCGTTAGTCCCTGGGTGATGTTGCTGCGGGATGACGGGGCCGTGGCGCAGGAGGGTTGGCCCCTGTTGCTGGATTCCGCCTTGGCAGGGCGTGTGGTGCTGCCCGCCAGCCCCCGACTGGTGCTGAGCCTGGCGGACCATTTGGGTGGGGGGCAGGCGTTGAGCCAGCTCCGTCGACAGGTGCTCACCTTTGATGATCGTCAGGCCAGCAATTGGCTCCTCAAGGGCGATGCCCGGGTGGTTGTTCTCCCGCTCAACCGTTGCATCGCTCTGCTGAGACGGGATCCGCGTCTTCGGGCTGTTCTGCCCGAATCCGGCGCACCCTTGCACTGGACCGTTCTGCTTCGACCGGAAGCCAGCCGCGAGCCGGTGCCCCAAGGCTGGGTTGAACAGGGTTGGCGGGATCCCCTGCGCCGCCGCCTCGTTCAGCTGGGCTGGCGTGCCCCAATTACCTCGTCAGATTCGATGCCAGGGGCAATGGCGGATCAAAACGCTCTGCCTGCTCGTCTTCAGCCCTTGCTGTTTCCTCCCGCCGACACCTGGTCACGCTGTTGGTCGCTGCCGCCGCTGCCGCCGGAAGGGCGGGAGGAGTTAGAACGCCTCTGGAGTGATTCAGCTCCATAG
- a CDS encoding nicotinate-nucleotide--dimethylbenzimidazole phosphoribosyltransferase, which produces MDSLPSTPSDPSVLPQGCQQLGRRGASPLHEESLHPWKSRDQSVDLLLVLAATQTAEHEGISAAGSTAASRRFTALADAELLIHGPAGQRRWPLPPLPAGVSPALLSHVAVRRLKLNPQVAALGLTQRPDFPHLEIEALDQGPSACLSSGAAMPLPRVQHLWRRGELLGRRLQRPLVLAECVPGGTTTAQAVLTALGVEVAHLISGSARHPPQQLKQALVTRGLQRASLGAHPAPEQILAAVGDPFQAFASGVLVGAVSAGQPLLLGGGCQMLAVLALAMQALPASQRERLASQVLIGTTGWLADEGAASTSQSPLGGLVDATAGLVDTSLSVLACGVRFHSSTHQPLLDYERGYVKEGVGAGALLLLAQLRGCTCSDLVRDCERALEQLLNRPVTSTP; this is translated from the coding sequence ATGGACTCGTTGCCCTCGACCCCCTCTGATCCGTCCGTGTTGCCCCAGGGCTGTCAGCAGCTGGGACGTCGCGGAGCAAGCCCTCTGCATGAGGAGTCCCTCCATCCCTGGAAGTCCAGGGATCAATCCGTGGATCTGTTACTGGTGCTGGCTGCCACGCAGACGGCGGAGCATGAGGGAATCTCTGCCGCAGGCTCGACAGCGGCCTCGCGTCGCTTTACGGCCCTTGCTGATGCGGAGCTCCTGATCCATGGGCCGGCTGGGCAGCGCCGTTGGCCTCTGCCGCCGCTGCCCGCTGGTGTCTCCCCCGCCCTGCTCAGCCATGTTGCGGTGCGCCGATTGAAGTTGAACCCGCAGGTGGCGGCTCTCGGCCTAACGCAGAGACCCGATTTCCCCCACCTGGAGATTGAAGCCCTGGATCAGGGGCCATCGGCGTGTCTGTCGAGCGGAGCGGCGATGCCGTTGCCGCGGGTGCAGCACCTTTGGCGACGTGGAGAGCTCTTGGGCAGGCGGTTGCAACGCCCCCTGGTGCTCGCGGAATGTGTTCCTGGAGGGACCACAACCGCTCAAGCGGTGCTGACGGCCCTCGGCGTGGAGGTCGCCCATCTGATCAGCGGCAGTGCACGTCACCCCCCTCAGCAGCTCAAGCAAGCGCTGGTGACAAGAGGTCTGCAAAGAGCATCGCTCGGAGCGCATCCTGCCCCCGAGCAGATTCTTGCCGCTGTCGGTGACCCCTTTCAGGCCTTTGCTTCAGGGGTGTTGGTGGGAGCCGTGTCGGCGGGACAACCGCTGTTGCTGGGTGGGGGTTGCCAGATGCTGGCTGTTCTGGCTCTTGCGATGCAGGCCTTGCCTGCAAGTCAGCGGGAACGCCTGGCGTCTCAAGTGCTCATCGGCACAACCGGTTGGCTCGCTGATGAGGGGGCCGCATCCACAAGCCAGTCCCCTTTGGGGGGGCTTGTGGATGCCACCGCAGGCCTTGTGGATACTTCACTGTCCGTCCTGGCCTGTGGCGTCCGCTTTCACAGCAGCACCCATCAGCCGTTGCTGGACTATGAGCGGGGATACGTGAAAGAAGGTGTGGGGGCCGGTGCACTGTTGCTGCTTGCCCAGCTGCGCGGATGCACTTGTTCCGACCTGGTGCGGGATTGTGAGCGTGCTTTGGAGCAGCTGCTCAACCGCCCCGTAACGTCAACGCCATGA
- a CDS encoding DUF2232 domain-containing protein — MTAETPRLSRQQALRLVEGAYLAAATGLIWLALYYLPVGGALFRLALPLPLILLQLRRGSRSGAEGLLLSVLLLTALMGPLRGPLLLFPYGLLSLWLGWSWCRGVSWWLSWSGGVVLGTAGFLVRVVVLSLLVGENLWVVITRAGSALLDRVIVALHLPITPDLTQVQLMALLLVVVQEVIYVLSLHALAYWIFPRLRSPIPEPPRLLHGLVALDPL, encoded by the coding sequence ATGACCGCAGAAACCCCCCGGTTGAGTCGCCAGCAGGCACTGAGGCTGGTTGAGGGGGCTTATCTCGCTGCTGCGACGGGTCTGATTTGGCTGGCTCTTTACTACCTCCCGGTGGGTGGTGCTCTCTTCCGCCTGGCCCTGCCTCTTCCACTGATCCTGCTGCAGTTGCGCCGTGGCAGCCGCTCCGGTGCCGAGGGTCTGCTGCTTTCTGTGCTGCTGCTCACAGCGCTGATGGGTCCATTGCGTGGCCCACTTCTGCTGTTCCCTTACGGGCTCTTATCACTGTGGCTGGGCTGGAGCTGGTGCCGGGGTGTCAGCTGGTGGCTGAGCTGGTCGGGCGGAGTCGTTCTTGGAACAGCAGGCTTCCTGGTCAGAGTTGTGGTGCTCTCGTTGCTGGTGGGAGAAAACCTCTGGGTCGTCATCACCCGTGCAGGTTCTGCTCTGCTCGACCGAGTGATCGTGGCGCTTCATCTTCCGATCACCCCCGATCTCACCCAGGTTCAGTTGATGGCGCTGCTCTTGGTGGTGGTTCAGGAGGTCATCTACGTCCTTTCGCTGCATGCTCTGGCGTACTGGATTTTTCCCCGCCTGCGATCACCGATTCCGGAGCCTCCGAGGCTGCTGCATGGACTCGTTGCCCTCGACCCCCTCTGA